Below is a genomic region from Mucilaginibacter auburnensis.
GTTGCCCTTCCCTAACCTCGTTCCTTTCGGCATCACCAAGGAAGCTTCTTGTCAGATCCTTTTCTGTAACCTCATCATCGCTATCAACTCTGTAAGCGTTGGCTGTAGCATTATTGATGTTATCCTGAACAGGGGTTTTATTTGTTTCTGCATTATCATCCCAATTTTGCAGAGACTCTTCGTCGTTATAATTCATATGTTTTTCAAATTGTAGGTTGCCTATGTATAGCAAATGTGCTGCCAATCATTGTCGGGGCAAACAAATACTTAATTTGTTCATTTACTTATGCATGATAACAGTAATTGGAATATTTGACGATAAGGCCCTTGCCGAGCAGGTAACAGAATACCTGATAGCCAACGAGTTTGACAACGAGAATGTAGATATACACGCTGATGAAGCTCAACCATCATCAACCGACCGTATAGCTGACTTCTTCAACCATGTTTACGATAATGGCGATGAGGCCGCGCACTATGCATCGCTCAGCAGAAACGGCACCATTGTTACCGTACATGCTGCCTCCACCCGCGAAGCCCAGGAAGCCGTTGATGCTTTCAACAACCATGGCGCTATTTCGGTAGATGCTAATGATACACGCAGCCTGCTGATTGAAAAAATAGTAGTTCCGGAATTGAGGCTACGTGGATAAAAACTGTCTGTTTGCATGAACAGGTATTTCCCGCAATAAACAAAGCGTAAGTTGCTTGGTTATATTGCTGCAAATACTTATCAATTGAAAACACAAAGCAGCAATTTAATAGCCATTATTGGCGGAGGTCCGGGCGGTTTGTTTATGTACAAACGCCTGGTAGAAACCGGCGCTCCCGGCCTGGAAGTTCACATTTACGAAAAGAACAATAACCTAGGTTGTGGCATGCCTTACAGCCAAGATGGCGCTGCCGACGAGCATATCACCAACGTATCCGGCAATGAGATACCTCAATTGGTCACCACCATACAGGAGTGGATAAAAACCGTACCTAAGGATACTTTAGACAAGTACAACATTGATCCTGAAAAATTTAATGAGTACAAAGTGCTACCCCGGCTGCTGTTTGGACAATATTTAAACGCGCAGTTTAAACTGTTACTCAAGCAGGCGCGTGAACATGGCATCAACACCAAAGTTTATTACAACACTACTGTACGCGATGTTGTTGACAAACCTGACCAAGATGAGGTTGTTGTAGTAACGGATAAAGGCGAAGAACGTTATGATCGCGTAGTAGTATGCAGCGGCCATATCTGGACCACAACCCACGAGGGTAAAGTTAAGGGGTGGTTTGATTCGCCGTATCCGCCGCAAAAAATTGCATTGCATGCTAACCACCCGGTTGCAGTAAGGGGCGCTTCCTTAACTGCAATTGATGCCATACGAACTTTGGCCAGGCACAATGGCCGCTTTGAAAAAGACGATAAAGGTATTCTGCACTTTTACGTTAACGAGGATAGTTCTGACTTTCGCATAGCTATGCATACGCGCAATGGTTTGCTGCCTGCGGTGCGCTTTCATCTGGAAGACAGCCATTTGGGTAAAGACACCGTATTGAGCGATGAAGAAGTTCTGGCTAACCGCGAACAGAACGATGGCTTTTTATCGCTGGATTATGTATTTGAAAAAAACTTTAAAGCCTACATCCGCAAAAACGATCCTGAGTTTTACCAAAAGATAGCCAACCTGAACATGGAAGGTTTTGTGGATCTGGTAATGACCTACCGCGAAAACCAGGACCCGTTCGATCTGCTTAAAGAAGAATATGTAGAGGCGCGCGAGTCCATTATCCGCAAGGAGTCTGTTTACTGGAAAGAGATGCTGGCCGTGTTGAGCTTCGCGATGAATTACCCGGCTAAGTATTTTTCGGCAGAAGATATGATCCGTCTGCAAAAAACACTGATGCCTTTAATATCCGTAGTAATAGCATTTGTACCGCAGAGCTCGGCAGAAACCTTAATGGCCCTGCATGATGCAGGCAGACTAAGTATGATAACTGTGGACCAGGACAGCGAGGTTATTCCGCATGAAGATGGCGGCGCTATATATAAATATGTAGATGAACAGGGCCGTAAACACCAAACGCATTATCAGCTTTTTGTGGATTGTATTGGTCAGCAACATTTGGCTTTCAATGATATCCCATTCAGAAGTTTGGTTGATAATCACACTGCCAGTCATGCTACTTTGCGTTTCCGCAACGCTAACGTTGGTGCCGAACTAATGAATGAAGGCGAAAAACCAGTGGTAAAAGGTGTTGATGGTGAGTACTATTTGATAGTGCCCGGCATGGCCATCAACGACCATTTTCAGCTATTGGATAAGTTTAACGCTTTGAACAACAGGATATACGTAATGGCTGTACCGCTAATAGGCGGCTACAACCCCGATTATTCCGGATTAGATTTTAGCGAAGCGGCATCAGCGGCTATTATTGAAGCCATGACTGGTAAACAATTAGCCGAAGCTTCCTAACTTAAGATTATGGCAGAACCAAAACTTTTTATGGTTTTATTAGGCTCAAAAGCAAAGCAACGCAATATTGAGCAGCACGATTTCTTTTTTGGCATTGCTTATAATTTGCAAGAGTTAATTCCCCGCATGCGCGATTTTTGGCCCGAAGCAGGCAGCAGCTTGCATATTGACGGATGGCGCGAGGTAAGGCATGTTGAGGGTTACAGCGTGAATATTATCCCTACATCGGCAAACCGACCAGACAATAACAAACGCCTGTTTTTTGTAAACCTTGGTGGTTATATAAGCGGACGTTTAGAAGAACAGCATTACACCCTACTTACCGTGCAAGACGACCGCAAATGGGCCGTTAAAGCAGCTACAGATACCGAGTTTTTTAAAACCAACACCATTAAAGCCGTTAAAAGTGCCGCCGCACATATTGACGAAAAGTACGGTATCGATGTAGATGAGATCTATCGCATTGAAGACCTGCTGAGTGACGACGATAAAACCAACTGGCATATACATCTTAAACCTGATATTGAAGGCCAGGCAGATAGCATACAGCTGGGTTATTTAAAGCTGGATAAAGTGCAGCTGTAAGCCAATTTTAAAATTCTTTACAACAAAAAAAGCTACCGGGGCGTTGATTATATAAGATTACTGAAATATGGATCAACTATCAAAAACGGTTTTATCAGGCGGTGCGGGCACCGTGGTAATGACTCTCGGCAGTGAATTAATGAGCAAGATCTGGGGCGAAAACTTTAGTGAGCCCAATCATCTGGAAACCATGATCAAACGCCTTGCGCCTATGTTATCCAAACAAGCTAAAGTAATAGCCGGTTGGGGTGCGCACTTCACCATGGGTTTCGTATTCGCTGCTATTTATGTTGAACTTTGGGAAAAGCATGAGATCAAACATAACATAACCAATGGCATCATACTCGGCATAGTAAGCGGTTTGATAGGCTTATTAATATGGAAAGGAACCTTTAAAGTACACCCACTACCACCGTGGTTAGATTATACCACTTTTTACCTGCAACGTATACCTGCACATGTGGTATTTGCTGTGGCAACTACCATAACTTACCGCTTGCTTAAAAAAACCGAAGAAGAAAAAGAAGTTAAACTTGTACCCGTTTGGAACAGCGGACAGGCAGGTACATTCAGGCGGGTTAGAGCGCTTGTATAAATAACGTCTGTCATGTTGAGCGACAGCGAAATATCTTATCCCACAACCTTACAAAGCGGATTTACCACAGGTCTGGGAAGCGCATAAGATATTTCGCTGTCGCTTAATATGACAAACCCTTCTGTGCTACTTCCCAAACGGCACCAACCCATTCAACTGCCTGTACAGCGGATAATCGGGCAACGGTGTTTTTGACTGGTGGAAATTTTTGCAATAGAAAACCTGCAAATGCTCTTCCACTACTCCCCCACGAATGATAGGGATATCGGGCAATTGTTCAATGCTATCAAAAAATGGGGTGGCGTCCTGGTAAATGGTTTCATCATAAGCGTTGGCCTCCCCTATCATTATAACGTCTTTACCTAACAAGGTATTGGGGTCAACTAAAAATGCCAGATTACGTGCATCGCGGTTAAAGCATACAATGGGCTTTTTACCTCTCAGCGCCCAATCTACCTTACCGGCCAGCCACCAGCGGGTACTTCCGGCAAAAATTTTATCGTTATTCAGCCAACCTTCTTTTTCAAAGCGGGTCATTATCTCATCAAAGTCAACACCCTGTATGGTAGGATCAACTTTGCCTCCACCTAAACTCGCTACCCATTTGGGACCATAATTCTGCCAAAAACCGGTAACCAAATGCAGGCCCAAAATAGTTATGGTAACAACCGTAAAATAAATAGAGAAGTTCAACCAGCGGCGTGTTAGTCGCCTTTTATACTCATCCGCGCCTGTTAATGCTTTATCAACAGCGAAGCCGAGGGGCATAAACAACATCATGTAACCCGGGGCCTGCCAATGGAAGTGATACTGCAGATCGGCCCAAAGGGTTAATACGGTAAAGAACACTATAGGTAACACAGCCATCCAAAAATTGAATCCATATTCCGCCTTGTGGCGCTCTCTCCAGCTTACAAATAGTTGCCTTACCGTTGGGAACCATATCCATGGCAGCAACCAGGCAGCCTGGCCTAAAATGCTCCGTAAAAACCAATCAATATGCCACTCAAAGGCCTTGTCTCGTGTGCCCGCGCGCGAGCCCTGCCACACAAACGATACCCAGTTATTATTGTAGTTCCACCATATTATGGGCGAAGCCATTAATATAGTTATTACAACAGCCAGATATGGGCCGGGGTGTGTTAGCCAATGGCGTTGGTCTTTACGCGTACTGACGTATAAAAACACACCGGCGAACATAAATAACACATGGTATTTGCTTAATGTGGCCAACCCAAGGCAAATACCGGTCATTATCCACAAGCGGTATATCTGGCCTTTATCTTTTTTCAGATCAAGTTGTGGCGAACCTATACCCAATATTTTGATGATGCACCAGGTTGCGGCCAGCCAAAAAAACATCAGCGGACCGTCGGGTTGGTACCAAACGGCAGTTGCAACTGTAAAAACGGCACTTAAATTTAACATCACCACTGCCCAAAAAGCCGATTTATTGTTAAACAACTTAGCAGCAATTAAGTATAACAGCCAGCTGGTACCTGCAAACAATAACACAGTTGGGAATCGTATGCCGAAATTATTAAGTCCAAAAAGTTTTATACTGAGGCCACCCAGCCAGAAAAACAGCGGCGGCTGGTCAAAGTAGCTCCAGTCAAAGCGTAATGCCCCTCTGAAATAATACGATTCACCATTACCCAAACCTGTATAAGCAGCTATCAGCAGACGTAAAAAAAAGGTAACTATAATCAGGACTACGGTAAAAGAGCGGGCATTAGCTTCCGTTAATTTTTTCATCAACAGCATAATATATTTGACGGTGCAAGGTCTTAATTTTTTTTAAGAAAACATTAATACAAATTAGCTGTGCTTATCGCTTCAACTACTCACCCCGACTACGCTTCGCTGGTCGACCCTCTCTACCGCAAGCGGTAAAGAGGGTTGTTGTGATTTGTGATAAATAATAAATTAAAAATATTCCACCCTCTTTACGCCAAAGGCGTAGAGAGGGTCGACCAGCGAAGCGTAGTCGGGGTGAGTCGTGCGGTGCTGGGTCAAACGTCAACCAATCTGACAATTTGACAACAAACACCCGTTTGGAACGACCATTGATAAGAAGCTTGCAGAAACTTAAACATTAACCGAAAGATTAATTTAAAATACTATGCAAGAAAAAGGAACGATCTCGATACACACCGAGAACATTTTCCCGATCATTAAGAAATTTTTATACTCAGATACTGAGATATTTTTACGCGAGCTGGTGTCAAACGCTGTTGATGCCACACAAAAAATAAAACGTCTGGCATCATTGGGCCAATACAACGGTGAACTGGGTGACCTTAAAGTGGAGGTGGCTTTTGATGAAGACGCAAAAACAATCACCATATCCGATCGCGGTATTGGTATGACCGCCGAGGAGATCAAAAAGTACATCAACCAGATAGCTTTTTCGGGCGCTACCGAGTTTATGGAGAAATTTAAAGAGGCTAAAGATGCAAATGAGATCATTGGTCGTTTTGGTTTAGGTTTCTATTCTGCCTTTATGGTGGCCGACAAGGTAGAGATCCAAACCCTTTCTTACCAGGAAGGCGCTGAGCCTGCTTATTGGGTTTGCGATGGCAGCACGGAGTTTGAAATTGGTAAAGGTATTTTAGAGGAACGTGGTACAGAGATCACCTTACATATCAATGCTGAATCTGAAGAGTTTTTAAAGAAGCACCGCCTTCAGGAAATATTGGATAAATATGCCCGCTTCCTGCCGGTGCCTATCAAATTTGGCACTAAAACCGAAAGCGTTGAAGATGGTGTTGATGAAGAAGGCAAACCAAAATATACTTCGGTAGAGGTTGATAACATTATTAACGACACCAACCCTATCTGGACAAAAGCGCCATCTGAACTGAAAGACGAGGATTATCTTGATTTCTACAAACAGTTATATCCTTTCAGTGAAGAACCACTATTCTGGATTCACCTGAATGTTGATTATCCTTTCAATTTAACAGGCGTACTGTACTTCCCGAAATTGAAGAACGATTTTGAGATGCAGCGCAACAAAATTAAGCTATTCTCTCGTCAGGTATTCATTACCGATGAGGTGAAAGACATCGTACCTGAGTTTTTAATGTTGCTGCACGGTGTTATCGATTCACCGGATATTCCGCTGAACGTATCACGCAGTTTCCTGCAAGCCGACAGCAACGTTAAAAAGATCAACAGTTACATCACAAAAAAGGTAGCTGATAAATTAGCTGAACTATTTAAAAACGACCGCAAAGCTTACGAAGAAAAATGGAGCGACATTGGCCTGTTTGTTAAATATGGCTTTATAAGCGACGACAAATTCTACGAAAAGGCAAAAGATTTTGTGTTACTAAGCAACACTAAAAAAGAAACTTTTACGCTTAACGAATACAAGGAAAAAGTAGCGCCTGAACAAACTGATAAAGATGAGCAACTGGTGTATTTATATACTAATGACGCCGCTAAACAGGATTCATTTATCCAATCTGCCAATAACAAAGGTTACGATGTGTTGTTAATGAACTCTCCTATTGACAATCACTTCATCAGTCATTTAGAGCAAAAGCTGGAAAAAACCCAATTAAAACGCGTTGACTCTGACGTTGCTGATAAACTGATCAAAAAAGACGATGCACCGGCCCATGTGTTGACAGAAGAGCAGTCAACCAAAGTGAAAACTGTTTTTGATAAAGCCATTGGCAAACCAACATACAAAGTTGAACTGGAAAGCTTAAGCCCTGATGAATTGCCGGTAACTGTTACCATGAACGAGTTTATGCGCCGCATGAAAGACATGGCAGCCATGGGCGGCGGCATGGGCTTTTATGGCAACATGCCTGACAACTATAATGTGGTAGTTAACGGTAACCATAAACTGATAACCCGCATAGCCCAGGAAGAAAGCGAAGAAGTACAGGCTGAATTGGCTAAACAGGCGTTTGACCTGGCTTTATTATCGCAAGGGCTACTAACCGGAGCCGAGCTGACCGAATTTGTGAAGCGCAGCGTTAACCTGATATAATTTTATTAAACTTTTTAGAGCGAAAGCTGTCCTATTAAAACAAGGACAGCTTTTTTTATTTGCGTTGTTTTTGTTTAATTTTAATAACCTGAATTTTATTTAAAACATCAGATCAACATCCCATGAAAAACACATTGAAAATATTTTTTGCTGTTGCTGTTTGCGTATTATTTGGTGAAAAGGCCATTTCGCAAACTACAGCGCCCGACAAAAAAGCAACGCAAATTGCCGAACTGAAACGCATAGTTGATGGCAAAAACTATATTTTTAAAGCTACTACAGCCATGCCTACAACTTCTGCCGGCGTACAGGTAAGCGGGAATATTGGTGGGCCAAACAGTGTTTTAAATCAGCTTAACAGCGGTATGATCAACCTTACAGGTTCATACGATGTTAGTTTGAAAAATGATTCGCTATCGGTTTTTCTTCCCTATTATGGTACAGCATTCAGCGCCCCCATCAACCCTACCGAAGGCGGCATTAAACTTAACACTACTAAGTTTGATTATAATGTAGCGCAAAAGAAGAAAGGCAGTTTACAAATAACATTTAAACCGCAAAAGTTAGAAACGCGCAGCCCTGCTGATGTTTACCGCATGATACTTAGCGTGAGTCCCGGCGGATATGCTACACTACAAGTAATTTCAGTCAACCGTATGCCGATAACATTTAACGGCATGGTGGAAGAAATCAAACCGCAAGAGGCCAAAAAGAGCTAAGGAAGTAGTAACTGATTATCTTTTAATGTGATACCGGTTTGTTTATATTTAAACGCCTCCTGTATAAGATAGAAGATCTTTTCTGCCGCTATTTTGCCGCTTAACCCTTGCGCATGGATATTAGATACGCAATTGCGACACTCATCTGTTAAGCCTGGCTTGGGTTGATAAGTAATGTAAACGCCCGCGCTATATCCTGAACTTAATCCGGGCCGTTCCCCTATAATGATTAATGATAGCCTGGCTCCTAAAGCAAGGCCTATTTCATCAGCAATGGCTACGCGGCCTTGCTTTACCAAAGTTAAAGGGGCCGTTTGAAAATTAGCGTCCTGCAACAAAGCAAGCAGCGATTTAACCAATTTAACCACCTGATTATTAACCGCCATAGCAGATAAGCCATCGGCTATAACGATGGCAACATCACATGGGGAATAGTACTTTTTGATCTCTTCTGCCGATTCTTCATTTAGCTTCCGCCCCAGATCGGGGCGTTGCAGATATTGTTCACGGTATGCCGCAGCGCTATGGAGGTGTATAACAGGCAAATCAAAAACGGAGAGTTTTTCATTGAGGCCGTCAATATCCAGTTCAGAGTACACAGCGTCGCGCGCGTGTGCATGCGCGAGTTTAAACGCCTGAAAAGCTTTTAGTGGAATACCCGTCCCCGCCCGTCCCAAGGCTATGCGTGCAGGAGTAAATGCCTTTAATGGCTCCAATATGTTGTGCTTTGCAAGGCCCTCTTTTTTCATTTTAGAAACGCATTAAGCAGCTGGTGTGTCTGGCTGATCTGTTTCAGGTCGCCTTTATTGTCAACAATACCTTGTTGTGTTAACCAGGTTTCAAATTCGGGCGCATGACGTAAACCTAAAACCTTGCGCAGGTAAGCCGCATCATGAAAAGAGGTGGATTGATAGTTAAGCATCACATCATCCGATCCCGGTATGCCCATCACAAAATTACAACCCGCTACGCCTAAAAGCGTAAGCAGGTTATCCATATCGTCCTGGTCAGCTTCAGCATGGTTGGTATAGCATACATCAACACCCATGGGTAAACCCAAAAGTTTTCCGCAAAAATGATCTTCCAACGCGGCACGGATAATTTGTTTACCATCATATAAATACTCAGGCCCGATAAACCCTACAACAGTATTAACCAGCAAGGGGTTAAACTTGCGGGCCACAGCATACGCCCTTGCCTCGCAGGTTTGCTGATCAAGGCCATGGTGCGCGTTGGCAGAAAGGCAGCTCCCCTGTCCTGTTTCAAAGTACATCACATTATTGCCAATGGTACCCCGCTTAAGCGAAAGTGTAGCATCATATGCCTCGCTTAATAGGTTAAGGTTGATGCCAAAGCTGTTGTTTGCTGCCTGGGTTCCTGTTATAGATTGAAAACACAGGTCAACGGGTGCCGCCTGCTCCAGCAATTGCATGGTGGTAGTAATGTGACTCAATACACAGGTTTGCGTGGGAATGGCAAACTGCTGCCTAACATTATCCATCATAATGAGTAGCGCAGAGGCCGTTGCGGGGCTATCAGTAGCCGGGTTAATGCCTATCACCGCGTCGCCGCTACCGAAAAGCAAACCATCAATTATACTGGCGGCAATGCCTTTTAAATCATCAGTTGGATGGTTGGGCTGCAGGCGGGTGGAGAAGCGCCCTTTTAATCCAATGGTATTTCTAAACTTGGTAACTACCTGTATTTTCTTCGCAACAGCAATCAGATCCTGATTGCGCATGAGCTTACAAACGGCCGCAGCCATTTCGGGCGTTATACCGGGCGATGCAGCGGCTATCAATTCACCATCCGTCTCATCATGCATTAGCCACTCATAAAATTCACCAACAGTTAAACTGCTAATAGCCAAAAAAGCCTCAGGCAGGTGACTATCAATAATTAACCGCGTTACTTCATCATCCTCATAAGGTATTAGCGCCTCATTTAAGAAATTCTTTAATGGCACATCGGCCAAAGTTATCTGCGCTGCAACCCTTTCTTCGTATGACGTAGCGCATACCCCCGCCAGCTCATCACCCGAGCGGTGGGGTGATGCCTTTGCCATTAGTGCTTTCAGGTCGGCAAAGCGGTATACCTTATTTTTGATGGTATGGCGGTACACGTTAGTCAGTTGTCATTAGTCATTGGTCATCCTGCTCAATCTTCGCCTATAGCTCATCCTTTAATTTCATTTTATGTTTTCCTATCAGCATAAAAATGGCCAGAATAACTGCCAACAAAACAAAAAACATAAGGCTTATTTTAGGATTGAAAACGATGATTGAAAAAAGACAAACGGCACATAGCGCCAACGCTATCCCCGGAAAAACCGGATAAAAAGGCGATCTGAAGGGTCGCTCCAAATCGGGTTCTTTTTTGCGGAGGATGAACAGGCTGATCATGCTCATCATATACATAACCACAGCGCCGAGTACCGATAATACGATGATCTGCGCAGTTGAACCGGTGAGTATAGCTATAAAACTAACTCCCCCGGTTGCTATAATGGCCCAGTGCGGCGTTTTAAACCGATGATTGATAGTGGCAAGTTCCGCAGGCAGATAACCGCTACGCGCCATGGCAAATATTTGGCGCGATGATGCCAGGATAATACCATGTAAAGATGCTATCAGACCAAACAAGCCTATACTGGCAAATATTTTGGTTAGTCCGTTGGTTTTACCCATTACCAAACCAATGGCTTCTGGCAGTGGGTAATCCAGGTTGGTAAGTTTGCGCCAGTCGGATACACCGCCGGTTAGTATCATTACCGCTAATGCCAGAAAAACTAAAGTAACTAATGCAGATATGTAGCCTTTAGGAATATTGCGTTTAGGCTCTTTAACTTCTTCGGCCACCTGAGCCATGCCCTCTATGGCCAGGTAAAACCAAACCGCGAAGGGTAAAGCTGCAAATACCCCGCCCCAACCGAAGGGCATGGGGTCAGTAAGGTAATTGCTCATCTTAAAATTCGGCGCTATTACGCCTATATACAGCAGTAATTCGCCTACTGCCAATATGGTAATGAACAATGAAAACATTGCCGACTCTTTAACACCAGATATATTCAGCAAAATAAAAACCAAGTTAAAAGCTAAAGCCGATTGAACAATAGGTATACCCGGATATAAAAAATGAATATAACTACCTAAAGAAACGGCTATTGCCGGAGTAGCCAACAAAAAATCAATAAGTGTGGCGTAACCTGCTATTAAACCGCCAAACGGCCCCATTGCCCGATAAGCATAAGCAAACGCACCGCCGGCATGTGGTATGGCCGAGGTGAGTTCGGTATAGCTGAAGATAAAGGTGATGTACATTACCGTAATGACCAATGTGGCAATGAGCATACCAATGGTGCCGGATACACCCCAACCATAGTTCCAGCCAAAATACTCACCCGAGATAACTAACCCTACCCCTATGGCCCACAAATGCACCGGCTTTAAAACGCGTTTTAATTGTTCGGTAGCGGGTTGTGCCATGCGCTTGAAGATGTGTGATTACCGGCTTTAAGATAAGGAAAAACAAGCGGCAAAACAAAATGGTTACTCAAACATATCTAAATGAATACTTAAAAGTCTCCCCTTTCAGGGGGAGATTTAGAGGGGGCTTCTACCCCCGCATAAACGGATTAAAATTCCTTGTGCCAATATTCATGCCTGCTGCACGGCAAATGGTTTTATCGCCGAATTTAAAGTTAATGTTATCCATAGCCTGGTACAATCTTATCTGCTCTTCATTATCTTCAAACAGATTAATTTGATAGCTGCCGCGGCAAAGGTTACTCATTCGCACACCTATCAATCGGATGGGTCTGTTTTGGTTCCATGCTTTTTTTAGGAGATTCTTTACGCCCGGTATTAAAATATGTTCTGCTGCGGTAAGCGGGATTTTTTCCTGAACAGTATGCGTTTCAAAATTGGCGTAACGCAGCTTAATGGCCAGGCAAGAGGTTACCAACCCTTCCCGACGAAGCTTCGATGCCAGTTCCTCCGTCATAGATACCAATGAGGTTTCCAGTGTTTTCAGGTCGGCTACATTAGTATGGAAAGTATTTTCGGTCGACATGGATTTGCGTTCATGCTCCGACACTACCTCGCCTTCGTCCAGTCCGTGCGCTTTGTTCCATATATCCCGCCCGTGCTTGCCGAATATGGTTTCCAGAAAACGCACATCCGTTTTTTGCAGATGGCTGATCTTTTCAATACCATACTGATACAATTTCTGACATGCCTTTTCACCTAACATAGGTATTTTGCGTATAGGCAACGGCGCCATAAAAGCGGCCTCACTGCCGTGTGGTATTAATAATTGTCCGTTAGGCTTGGCTTCGTTAGTGGCCATTTTAGCCACTGTTTTAGTAGATGCCATACCGAAAGAAATGGGCAACCCGGTTTCTCGTATCACCCGCTGCCGCAATTCGGTAGCCAGTTGGTAGCTATCGTGGTAGCGGTCAATTCCGGTTAGGTCAATATAAAACTCATCAACCGAAGTTTTTTGATATAGCGGCACACTGTCATGAATGATCTCAGTCACCTCCCGCGAAGCTTCAGAATACAGACCATGCGAACCGCGGATAACAGTAGCGTGGGGGCACAGGCGCATGGCCTGTTTCATGGGCATAGCCGAATGGATGCCAAACTTCCGCGCTTCATAACTGCATGATGCCACTACCCCGCGCTCGGCCGATCCACCTATTAAAACCGGTTTGCCTATCAGGTCGGGATTGAACTTGCGCTCAACAGAAACGAAGAACGAATCAAGGTCAATATGTACTATCCACCGCTTGTGTTCCATAACACAAATATGGAAAAATAAATTTCATAATACTAATATTTTTAGCAAAATTGCGACCATTATTTGCGCACTAAATGGAAAGCTATAAAGACTATTTAATGATCATTTCGCCGCCCGCCGAGGTGATCAAGCAGATAAGTAAATACAAGCGGGCAAGCGCCAATAAAATTGGCCAATTTAAAGGCATGCATTCAACAGCGCACATTAGCATTACGCATCAGCAACGTTGCAAGCCATTCATGGCTGAAGCTTTTATGTTACAAATGGAGAAGCGCTTAATGAGCATGCAGCCTGTTGAACTGCATATTAATGGCTTTGATTTTTTTAAACATGGCAACGTGGGTTTTACTATTTATGCCACCGTTACCCCCTCGCCATCCAACCCTGCCTGGTTT
It encodes:
- the eat gene encoding ethanolamine permease, producing MAQPATEQLKRVLKPVHLWAIGVGLVISGEYFGWNYGWGVSGTIGMLIATLVITVMYITFIFSYTELTSAIPHAGGAFAYAYRAMGPFGGLIAGYATLIDFLLATPAIAVSLGSYIHFLYPGIPIVQSALAFNLVFILLNISGVKESAMFSLFITILAVGELLLYIGVIAPNFKMSNYLTDPMPFGWGGVFAALPFAVWFYLAIEGMAQVAEEVKEPKRNIPKGYISALVTLVFLALAVMILTGGVSDWRKLTNLDYPLPEAIGLVMGKTNGLTKIFASIGLFGLIASLHGIILASSRQIFAMARSGYLPAELATINHRFKTPHWAIIATGGVSFIAILTGSTAQIIVLSVLGAVVMYMMSMISLFILRKKEPDLERPFRSPFYPVFPGIALALCAVCLFSIIVFNPKISLMFFVLLAVILAIFMLIGKHKMKLKDEL
- the dinB gene encoding DNA polymerase IV; this encodes MEHKRWIVHIDLDSFFVSVERKFNPDLIGKPVLIGGSAERGVVASCSYEARKFGIHSAMPMKQAMRLCPHATVIRGSHGLYSEASREVTEIIHDSVPLYQKTSVDEFYIDLTGIDRYHDSYQLATELRQRVIRETGLPISFGMASTKTVAKMATNEAKPNGQLLIPHGSEAAFMAPLPIRKIPMLGEKACQKLYQYGIEKISHLQKTDVRFLETIFGKHGRDIWNKAHGLDEGEVVSEHERKSMSTENTFHTNVADLKTLETSLVSMTEELASKLRREGLVTSCLAIKLRYANFETHTVQEKIPLTAAEHILIPGVKNLLKKAWNQNRPIRLIGVRMSNLCRGSYQINLFEDNEEQIRLYQAMDNINFKFGDKTICRAAGMNIGTRNFNPFMRG
- the eutC gene encoding ethanolamine ammonia-lyase subunit EutC, translated to MKKEGLAKHNILEPLKAFTPARIALGRAGTGIPLKAFQAFKLAHAHARDAVYSELDIDGLNEKLSVFDLPVIHLHSAAAYREQYLQRPDLGRKLNEESAEEIKKYYSPCDVAIVIADGLSAMAVNNQVVKLVKSLLALLQDANFQTAPLTLVKQGRVAIADEIGLALGARLSLIIIGERPGLSSGYSAGVYITYQPKPGLTDECRNCVSNIHAQGLSGKIAAEKIFYLIQEAFKYKQTGITLKDNQLLLP
- a CDS encoding ethanolamine ammonia-lyase subunit EutB, with product MYRHTIKNKVYRFADLKALMAKASPHRSGDELAGVCATSYEERVAAQITLADVPLKNFLNEALIPYEDDEVTRLIIDSHLPEAFLAISSLTVGEFYEWLMHDETDGELIAAASPGITPEMAAAVCKLMRNQDLIAVAKKIQVVTKFRNTIGLKGRFSTRLQPNHPTDDLKGIAASIIDGLLFGSGDAVIGINPATDSPATASALLIMMDNVRQQFAIPTQTCVLSHITTTMQLLEQAAPVDLCFQSITGTQAANNSFGINLNLLSEAYDATLSLKRGTIGNNVMYFETGQGSCLSANAHHGLDQQTCEARAYAVARKFNPLLVNTVVGFIGPEYLYDGKQIIRAALEDHFCGKLLGLPMGVDVCYTNHAEADQDDMDNLLTLLGVAGCNFVMGIPGSDDVMLNYQSTSFHDAAYLRKVLGLRHAPEFETWLTQQGIVDNKGDLKQISQTHQLLNAFLK
- a CDS encoding 2'-5' RNA ligase family protein; the protein is MESYKDYLMIISPPAEVIKQISKYKRASANKIGQFKGMHSTAHISITHQQRCKPFMAEAFMLQMEKRLMSMQPVELHINGFDFFKHGNVGFTIYATVTPSPSNPAWFKLLRKQMGIKLPNFVPHITVAKNIPPSAFKKLWPYFENDKYNAVFKANTLTILHRETFVEGAEWRPFKELYFGNRLMPF